One region of Chryseobacterium muglaense genomic DNA includes:
- a CDS encoding DUF6691 family protein: protein MTKEKDIHHQDTICTNESNLQYRWYYNLKYLLVGIFFGIVFVKAEVISWFRIQEMFRLQSFHMYGIIGTAILTGMVSIWLIKRFNIKTIHGEPISIALKKFNKGQIYGGLIFGFGWAITGACPGPLFAQIGTGALVVTVTLLSAIFGTWVYGYFREKLPH from the coding sequence ATGACAAAAGAAAAAGACATACATCATCAAGATACTATTTGCACTAACGAAAGCAATCTTCAGTATCGATGGTATTATAATCTCAAATATCTTTTAGTGGGTATTTTCTTCGGAATTGTTTTTGTAAAAGCTGAAGTTATTAGCTGGTTCAGAATCCAGGAAATGTTTCGTTTACAATCATTTCATATGTATGGTATTATCGGAACTGCCATTCTTACAGGAATGGTTTCTATTTGGTTAATTAAAAGATTTAATATAAAAACCATTCATGGAGAACCTATTAGCATAGCCCTCAAAAAATTCAACAAAGGTCAAATCTATGGCGGTTTAATTTTCGGATTTGGCTGGGCAATTACCGGAGCATGTCCCGGTCCTTTATTCGCACAAATAGGAACAGGTGCTTTAGTGGTAACAGTTACTTTACTGAGTGCAATTTTTGGAACCTGGGTTTACGGATATTTCAGAGAAAAATTGCCTCATTAA
- a CDS encoding class I SAM-dependent methyltransferase, with product MNSEKQNYKDHWENVYETKNPNEVSWTQKVPQTSLNLIEKVSKDKSSKIIDIGGGDSNLVDFLLEKGFKNISVLDISAKALEKAKTRLGAQAENVDWIVTDITEFKTNTEYDIWHDRAAFHFLTTEDEIKKYVEIVRSAVSDTLIIGTFSLDGPQKCSGLPILQYNEERLKNIFSQDFELVKSFTENHITPFNTVQNFIFCQFKKK from the coding sequence ATGAATTCTGAAAAGCAAAATTATAAAGACCATTGGGAGAATGTATATGAAACAAAGAATCCGAACGAGGTAAGTTGGACACAAAAAGTTCCCCAAACTTCTTTGAATCTTATAGAAAAAGTTTCAAAAGACAAATCTTCAAAAATAATAGATATTGGCGGCGGAGATAGTAATCTGGTAGATTTTTTACTTGAAAAAGGATTTAAAAATATTTCCGTTTTAGATATTTCAGCAAAAGCATTAGAAAAAGCAAAGACCAGATTAGGAGCTCAGGCTGAAAATGTAGATTGGATTGTAACAGACATCACAGAATTTAAAACCAATACAGAATATGATATTTGGCACGATAGAGCTGCTTTTCATTTTCTGACAACAGAAGACGAAATTAAAAAATATGTTGAGATTGTAAGAAGTGCAGTTTCCGATACGCTGATTATAGGAACTTTTTCTTTGGATGGTCCGCAAAAATGCAGCGGTTTACCGATTTTGCAATACAATGAAGAACGTCTGAAAAACATATTCTCACAAGACTTTGAGCTTGTAAAATCTTTCACAGAAAATCATATTACCCCATTTAATACTGTTCAGAACTTTATTTTCTGTCAGTTTAAAAAGAAATAA
- a CDS encoding YeeE/YedE family protein, translating into MLEIIKEPWPWYIAGPLIGLTVPMLLILGNKSFGISSSLRHICAACIPANVNFFKYDWKKESWNLFFVLGILLGGVITSYFLINPGEILVNPKLKAELATYGITDYNNLVPTQLMNFESLLTLKGFILIVVGGFLVGFGTRYAGGCTSGHSIMGISNLQWPSLIATICFMAGGFLMANVILPIILSL; encoded by the coding sequence ATGTTAGAAATTATAAAAGAACCTTGGCCTTGGTACATCGCAGGCCCACTTATTGGTCTTACCGTTCCGATGCTGTTGATTTTAGGAAATAAATCATTCGGAATTAGTTCGTCGTTAAGACATATTTGTGCAGCTTGTATTCCTGCAAACGTAAACTTTTTCAAGTACGACTGGAAAAAAGAATCATGGAATTTATTCTTTGTTTTAGGAATCTTATTAGGAGGAGTCATCACTTCTTACTTTCTGATAAATCCTGGCGAAATTTTAGTCAATCCAAAACTTAAAGCAGAATTGGCAACTTATGGAATTACAGATTACAACAATCTTGTACCAACACAACTGATGAATTTTGAAAGTTTATTAACATTAAAAGGTTTCATCCTGATTGTTGTCGGCGGATTTTTGGTAGGTTTTGGAACCCGATATGCCGGAGGCTGTACAAGCGGACATTCAATAATGGGGATTTCTAATCTTCAATGGCCTTCTTTGATAGCAACAATTTGCTTCATGGCAGGAGGTTTTTTAATGGCTAATGTAATATTGCCAATCATTCTTTCACTATAA